A single region of the Aeromonas hydrophila subsp. hydrophila ATCC 7966 genome encodes:
- a CDS encoding sensor histidine kinase — translation MTKVRPRSLLQVVLMGFVLVLMPLGGMIWHDSQSLEHLSQLTSDELERAVRDTRRATLLTTQAIDLERTLRRYAVLGDERILASYQQQLASYRSLLAAHQSSIPDAEAYTGLEQALAWLDSLQDLARAKAESNSPKFDEFNQVNQQLEIITRSQVDEHVSRVRATIAALMTEIWWVSGFVAVLSLLLVLLFTYLIIHPVRQIESRILSLGAGVEPDKRPVDGPAELVLLGERIVWLHDKLKELEQQKYQFLRHVSHELKTPLAVLREGADLLSEQLVGPLTPDQQEICQMLEENSRRLQTLIERLLDFNRLSQQEVFTLTPVALAPLLSELSAEYRLALESKQISVHLPTDPITLQAEPYRLRLILDNLFSNAVSYGASGGQIWIRAGQDGNGSWLEVANEGPAIPLAERERIFEPFEQGSIVRQGLLKGSGMGLSIARESAMSLGGELVLVEDEQADVCFRLTLK, via the coding sequence ATGACCAAGGTACGCCCACGCTCCCTGCTGCAAGTGGTATTGATGGGGTTCGTTCTGGTGTTGATGCCTCTGGGCGGCATGATCTGGCACGACAGCCAGTCCCTCGAACACCTCAGCCAGTTGACCAGCGACGAGCTGGAACGGGCGGTGCGCGACACCCGTCGAGCGACACTGCTGACCACCCAAGCCATTGATCTTGAACGTACTCTTCGTCGCTATGCGGTGCTGGGGGATGAGCGCATCCTGGCCAGTTATCAGCAGCAGCTGGCGAGTTATCGCAGCCTGCTGGCCGCTCACCAGAGTTCCATCCCGGACGCCGAGGCTTACACGGGTCTCGAGCAGGCGCTCGCCTGGCTCGACAGCCTGCAGGATCTCGCCCGCGCCAAGGCCGAGTCAAACAGCCCCAAATTTGATGAATTTAATCAGGTTAATCAGCAGCTTGAGATTATCACCCGCAGCCAGGTAGACGAGCATGTCAGCCGGGTGCGGGCGACCATCGCCGCCCTGATGACGGAGATCTGGTGGGTCAGCGGTTTCGTGGCGGTGCTCAGCCTGCTGCTGGTGCTGCTGTTTACCTATCTGATCATCCACCCGGTGCGTCAGATTGAGTCGCGGATCTTGAGTCTGGGGGCCGGCGTGGAACCGGACAAACGCCCGGTGGACGGGCCGGCCGAACTGGTATTGCTGGGGGAGCGGATCGTCTGGTTGCACGATAAATTGAAGGAGCTGGAGCAGCAGAAATACCAGTTCCTGCGCCACGTTTCCCACGAGCTGAAGACCCCGCTGGCGGTGCTGCGGGAAGGAGCGGATCTGCTCTCCGAGCAGCTTGTAGGGCCGCTCACCCCGGATCAGCAGGAGATCTGCCAGATGCTGGAGGAGAACAGCCGCCGGCTGCAGACCCTGATCGAGCGGCTGCTCGACTTCAACCGGCTCAGCCAGCAGGAGGTGTTCACCCTGACCCCGGTGGCGCTGGCGCCCCTGCTGTCAGAATTGTCTGCAGAGTACCGGCTGGCGCTGGAATCCAAACAAATCAGTGTACACTTGCCGACCGATCCGATCACCCTGCAGGCCGAGCCATATCGCTTGCGGCTGATCCTCGATAATCTGTTCTCCAATGCGGTCAGCTACGGTGCCAGCGGCGGGCAGATCTGGATCCGCGCCGGGCAGGATGGCAACGGCAGCTGGCTGGAGGTGGCCAACGAAGGGCCCGCGATTCCGCTGGCCGAGCGGGAGCGGATCTTCGAGCCCTTCGAGCAGGGCAGTATTGTGCGCCAGGGGCTGCTGAAAGGCTCCGGAATGGGGCTCTCCATCGCCCGGGAATCGGCGATGAGCCTTGGCGGCGAGTTGGTATTGGTTGAAGATGAACAGGCGGATGTCTGTTTCCGGTTGACGTTGAAGTGA
- the cydH gene encoding cytochrome bd-I oxidase subunit CydH yields the protein MSVELKWALLTASGALAMILIICVASVGLA from the coding sequence ATGAGCGTGGAACTGAAATGGGCACTGCTGACCGCATCTGGCGCGTTGGCCATGATCCTGATTATCTGTGTGGCATCCGTCGGTCTGGCGTGA
- a CDS encoding 2-amino-4-hydroxy-6-hydroxymethyldihydropteridine diphosphokinase has translation MFYLCSIGSNLDPHQHVSQAVGELLVHFGRLQLSSVIQTKPVGMHSSHDFLNCLFVAESELAPHQLKAHFVAMELAHGRDRSDPRCKVLDRPLDIDILASSQSDDFSTARVDAYLDELLAELYGRGQVHDRKVTLPLHTRLMAGKVIEERQVGLAPIALQQEMATPAALLR, from the coding sequence ATGTTCTATCTGTGTAGCATTGGATCGAATCTTGACCCCCATCAGCACGTCAGTCAGGCGGTCGGCGAGCTGCTCGTTCACTTTGGCCGCCTGCAGCTGAGCTCGGTGATCCAGACCAAGCCGGTCGGGATGCACTCCAGCCATGATTTCCTCAACTGCCTGTTCGTCGCCGAGAGCGAGCTGGCACCGCACCAGCTCAAGGCACACTTCGTCGCCATGGAGCTGGCCCACGGCCGGGATCGCAGCGATCCGCGCTGCAAGGTGCTGGACCGGCCGCTGGACATCGACATCCTGGCCAGCAGCCAGAGCGATGACTTCTCCACCGCCCGGGTCGACGCCTATCTCGACGAGCTGCTGGCGGAGCTCTATGGCCGTGGCCAGGTGCATGATCGCAAGGTGACCCTGCCGCTGCACACCCGCTTGATGGCGGGCAAGGTGATCGAGGAGCGCCAGGTCGGCCTCGCCCCCATCGCCCTGCAGCAGGAGATGGCGACCCCGGCCGCGCTCCTGCGCTGA
- a CDS encoding SDR family oxidoreductase — protein MRALVTGCGRRLGFYLCEQLVAAGWQVTGSYRSERPELARLRALGVELVQADFAREEEVGKLIEALAVHQDLALVIHNASAFEPQAADPAAQLAQFDQFYRVHMAAPFQLNRALASQLARNANAGIIHITDIYIHAPAPQFASYVATKAGAHSLAMSFARELAPAVRVNTIEPGPILFLDEHGDAWRQQVLAKTPLAREGGLEPIWQAVQLLMQNDYMTGASIRVDGGRGLAVI, from the coding sequence ATGCGTGCATTGGTGACGGGGTGTGGCCGCCGGCTTGGTTTCTATCTGTGCGAACAGCTGGTGGCGGCGGGTTGGCAGGTGACGGGCAGCTATCGCAGCGAGCGACCCGAGCTGGCGCGGCTGCGAGCGCTGGGGGTCGAGCTGGTGCAGGCGGATTTCGCGCGCGAGGAGGAGGTCGGCAAGCTGATCGAGGCGCTGGCCGTCCATCAGGATCTGGCGCTGGTGATCCACAACGCCTCGGCGTTTGAGCCGCAGGCGGCGGATCCGGCGGCGCAGCTGGCCCAGTTTGATCAGTTCTACCGGGTGCACATGGCGGCCCCCTTCCAGCTAAACCGCGCGCTGGCGTCCCAGCTGGCGCGCAACGCCAATGCCGGCATCATCCATATCACCGACATCTACATCCACGCGCCGGCACCCCAGTTTGCCAGCTATGTGGCCACCAAGGCGGGGGCCCACTCGCTGGCCATGAGCTTTGCCCGCGAGCTGGCACCCGCCGTCCGGGTCAATACCATAGAGCCGGGCCCCATCCTGTTTCTCGACGAACATGGCGATGCGTGGCGCCAGCAGGTGCTGGCGAAGACGCCGCTGGCGCGGGAAGGGGGGCTGGAGCCCATCTGGCAGGCAGTTCAGCTGTTGATGCAGAACGACTACATGACCGGGGCCAGCATCCGGGTGGATGGTGGCCGCGGTCTGGCCGTCATCTAG
- a CDS encoding CBS domain-containing protein codes for MLQIRDHMSRSTHSLTPQLGLAEALDRLHDSGLSGLPVLDPQQRLIGFLSEQDCIPSLLTGSYHCDTRTRVEDLMSRTPLSVNPDDSILDLARQMTEARPKVYPVLEGNRVVGIISRRQVMQALNAQMKGCLPT; via the coding sequence ATGTTACAGATCCGCGATCACATGAGCCGTTCGACCCACTCCCTCACCCCGCAGCTCGGCCTGGCCGAAGCGCTGGACCGGCTGCATGACTCAGGTCTGAGCGGCCTGCCAGTGCTGGACCCGCAGCAGCGGCTGATCGGTTTTCTCTCCGAGCAGGATTGCATCCCGAGCCTGCTCACCGGCAGCTATCACTGCGATACCCGCACCCGGGTCGAGGATCTGATGAGCCGGACACCTCTTTCGGTCAACCCGGATGACAGCATACTGGATCTGGCCCGCCAGATGACCGAGGCCAGACCCAAGGTCTATCCGGTACTGGAGGGGAACCGGGTTGTCGGCATCATCAGCCGCCGGCAGGTCATGCAGGCCCTCAACGCCCAGATGAAGGGCTGCCTGCCCACCTAA
- a CDS encoding DUF2301 domain-containing membrane protein yields the protein MANPEIESELDGIDRVSVCLYRLGLSLAALLLLCRGASLLLGQDFLAPASWLVALAVASGVCGLCLHVYDKRIRFVLQGLGWGALLLSASGAPDVLVLGAALATLAGLACKEQFCFAIPGIRAVPLLLPLLWLLELAGIGWAAALVALVCGLLLCLLSLAKWRMPLHFDIGDKERYQI from the coding sequence ATGGCAAACCCTGAAATAGAAAGCGAGCTGGACGGCATCGACAGAGTGTCGGTCTGCCTCTATCGCCTTGGCTTGAGTCTGGCAGCCTTGCTGCTGCTGTGTCGAGGGGCAAGCCTGCTGCTCGGGCAGGATTTTTTGGCGCCGGCCAGCTGGCTGGTGGCGCTGGCCGTGGCCAGCGGGGTATGCGGGTTATGCCTGCATGTCTATGACAAGCGCATTCGCTTTGTGCTGCAGGGGCTGGGGTGGGGCGCCCTGCTGCTCAGTGCGAGCGGGGCACCGGATGTGCTGGTGCTGGGGGCGGCGTTGGCCACCCTGGCAGGGCTGGCCTGCAAGGAGCAGTTCTGCTTCGCCATTCCAGGGATCAGGGCGGTCCCTCTGTTGCTGCCCCTGTTGTGGCTGCTGGAGCTGGCCGGCATCGGCTGGGCCGCCGCCCTAGTGGCGCTGGTGTGCGGGTTGCTGCTCTGCCTGCTCTCCCTGGCCAAGTGGCGCATGCCGCTGCACTTCGATATCGGCGACAAGGAGCGCTACCAGATTTAG